The nucleotide sequence taattatataataatatatatatattttataattacctATATTATAAAACCTAATAcatcctaataatatatatatattatataatatataatatatatataaatattatattataaaaaataataataaaaatataatatcatgaaaaggtgatgtgaagtgaggtgtggtaccctagatagtgttaagtgtttgcatgctggggggaggggtgctgtcccacccacccagcaagcaagacGGGTTTGGGCCCCgttggagggcaaatgtcgggggcgGGAGGGAACGGAGTTACTTGTCTCCCTGCGCCGGGGTTTGGTCCCAAACCCCCACCATAAAGCTTGTGGGgaaaagccctagggaaccccacggGGAGTAAGGGGGGGCCCCACAGTTTGtcgacccctttatttggggcagcgtcgggggGGGTAAGGTTGATTCACCGGGAGCGACCCCCGGGGCTTCACCCAGGCAAGTTTTCCTTGGGGCAGGGAGCAGTTATCTTGCTACGAGGGAATTGGAGTACGGGGAGTGAGGATCTCCCCTTTTGGAGGGAGGGACTCGCAGCAGCACGATCgcaggggtgggtacaccttcTATTGGTCAGGCGCGAAATggcatcacctccagggagtaccaagccatctccagccgacttcagccctcgtagTTGGGGTGACACCGGTTGAGAGCATTTttgggcattgagactgaagcatcctTTGGCTTCAGTCTCTTATTGTGAATGCTCCTACTGAGTTTGAAAACTCGATTTGAAAAGGTTTTCTACCCCAAAAACTTCGTCGGGGCAACATTTGCCCctgcgagatatttgcattttttctgaGCGACTTCTTGCCATAAGAGCTGTGACCAGTGCTATAAAGGTCTTTTCCCCCCCATGGCTCGATTCACCAGCGAAAAACAGACCCCTTTcttgggactttgctaggccccagagAATGGGGATCTCTGGGCCCCGGTACCACAtttccaacccacattgctggacatggtattgCGATACGGGTACAGAGGGCAAGcaaattgaccacattcttgttagcatgcaatggaggatcctccagaactgtcaAGCTTTTTCACATGACGTCTTGGGggatcccaaaaacccaaaaaaacttcaGACTattgaagtggaaaaaaaaggaaaaaaaaaaataaaaggattctTCTGATATCAGGGTTCCCGTCCCGGCAAGGGTCTCCCAAAAAAAACGGGTTACGCTAAACTGAGCCCCGGCCAAGGTCACCAGAAGTGGTGACAATCTTGTCAGAAGGGGGGGTAAAGCAAAAACCAATTTTCTCtgtggcaagaaaaaaaaatgataaccatcCTTGGGAAAACCCGAAAAAAGCCCAAAACCAAAGCAGGCTCCCCTCATTGGGTTTAGAAAGGGACAAGATGATGATATAACCCTGCCATGTTATATctgaaaagaaacggaaaaaaacacaTTTGCCTCTTGCTGAAGGTATTTATGAAGGAGATCTGGGAACGTGACCCGGGGCGCCCCCCACGTTCCAgctctccccccacacccctgaGCCTCCGCACTCTTGCCTATCGGAAAGCAATCTGCATATTCTGGCCCAAAAAAACCCGCCAAAGCACAAGATACACAGCCTCCCTTACTCATGACCCACACAAAGCGGCTGATCATCTTGCAAGACCTCGTTCTTCCACCTGAAAAAGAAACCAGTCGAAAATAGGCTGTTTCGGGGACACAGCTTCAGGCGATAGTAGAGCAGCTGGGATGCCTGTCAGGGGCTCCAATAACACAGTCTCTGTCATCCCCACTTCTGACAAGCTGGACACCACCATCGACGTCGTGTGTGATAGCTGCAAAACTTGTGCTATTCTCAACCAACGACCTTGGGCTCTTTCAGCGAGTAGAATCTTCTGCAGGTATTGCAGTCTCGTTACGGGCATGGGATGTGTTGGCCTGCAGAAAGCAGAAGGATTTTTTTCTGAGGCGAATTTTGCCTCATCGACATACACAAAACATTCCAATTTCTTATTTGAAAAGATGAATTCATTTTATAAGGATCTCATGAAGAAGgccagggagagagtgaggacgtTCTACATAACTGAACATCTGCGAGCACCCGACGACCAAGGCAACATGAGTATTGACGTGTTTTTCGATGGTACTTGGATGAATGAAGGCCATAAGCCGCACATTGGcttctgttttattattgatgttccACACAGGGATTATCATCGACATGGATGTGCTGTGCAATTAATGTCCTGCTTGCAAAAAGGGAAAGGCACAAAGGGACACACTTGCCACAGGAATTTCAGTGGCAAGTCAGCTGCCATGGAAACATAGGGTGTAGTGCGGCTCTGGTTACGCTCGACAGAGCACAACCTCAAATACAAAACCTTTGCTGGCAACGGGGACTCGAGTGCCTTTAAAGCCATGTGTCAGTTGAATGGCGGGCGGGCTCCCTATGATGTGGCCGTTATCAAAGAAGAGTTTATAAACCACGACAGCAAGAGAATAGGTGTGAGACTACGAAAAAAGAGGCTAACAGACGACAGCACTGACCACCTGTCCAAGTATTTTGGAACTGCCGTCCATGAAAACATTGGCTTCACCTCCGAGACTATGAAAAAGGCTACATATTTCCATCTTTCATCTACAGACGAATACCAAGGGCATCATTTCTGTCCCGCTGGTGTTATATCATGGTGTTTTTATAACAGGGCCAAAGCACTTGACAAGAATCCCACGAgtcattcttttaaaatttcgttttttgcaaaaatatcttGCAGTCAGTTACAACGTCTCAGGGAAATGTCTGAGGAACTAACTTCGGGTGGCATGCTAACCTCATGACTTACCTGTTTGGAACAGGTAATACAGATTCCAGAAGTCCTTGGACATTATAGAGGCAGAAACTGAACGAGCATCAAGCCCAAAGAAGTGACTGGTGAAGCGAAAACTCTTGCCTTGCCTTCGAGCGAATAATACCTTTGTGTAAGGGGGATCAGGTACCAGCTATACTCTAGAAATCCAAGTGAATGGCGGATGATATACAAGTGGTCATCTCGAAGAGCCAGATATATAGCAGTCCaagatctcttcctctctctctttatatatatatgtgtgtgtgtgtgcgtgtgtgtgtatgtatatatatatatatatatatatatatatatatatatatatatatatatatatgaacaaaagcATACTTCTATATGTgcaatatgtatatgagtgtatgttcatatatgtatatttatatatatatatatttttttttttcaactgccgttcattccactgcaggacataggcctactgagaggttatatggcagtgccatccctgattggatgtccttcctaatcaaccgcggtttgtgccacggcggtgactttccctacgacacctgcgtttgacttctcaaggcgatatgtcgttttctcgagctcgagccagcagtcagaactcaggcatttttacgactgccgcggcggggaattgaattcaGGACCGCGAGGGTAggagtctacatatatatatatatatatataatatatatatatatatatatatatatatatatatatatatatattgtgtgtgtgtgtgtgtgtgtgtgtgtgtgtgtgtgtctgtgtgtgtgttgtcgacTCTATCCCAGCAGAGATGTATGCTTCGGGATGTGAACATCTGATAAAAAGCCTCACACAAATATTTTACACTTTGCAGAACCAGGAGAAACTCCCCCAAGAGCCGAACTGAAAAAATGCTTCAGTTGTTCACCTGTACAAGCGAAAGGGAAAGTAAATGACAACCACTGTGGTATATCGTTAGGAAGATCCTTGCTagagttcttattattattatcattatcattactatttttatcattaccattactagttctgttattattgtcattatcaatatcatcagcagTATTATCGGAGACTACCGGAGACTACCGTCCATATGCAGAGACACTTGGGACCCCTGAAACTAGAAGATGGACTGGCCTTTCGCGCCTGTCAACTAATCACAGTCTGGTTGTCATGAAGGTGATTAGCTGACGAGCGCGAGAGGCCGGTCCAGCATTCCGTTCCAGGTATCTGAAATGTTTCTGAATATGAGCTGACGGCGTCTAGACGAGCGACGCGTCGAATTTCTTCGGGATGTGGGATTTGTTAGAGCGCCCAGTGGAGAAATGGCCGTGCATGAAGGAGGTGAAGAATCCGCCAGAATATCGTGAGTCTGGCAATACCTAAAAAAGCTTTATAGGAGGGACGCTGTCGCGGTGCGGGGGGAGGCTGTGGAGACGTGATGGAGCTACCaatacatgatgataacgatgctgCTGCTTAATCAATGAATCAAACAAATATCTAGTCAAGGATACATGTTTTCTAACTAATAGAGATATTCTTTACTAGAAACACGCAAAAAGCTAATTTCGTAATATGCTCATTGCCCATTTCGAATATCACGACTTTGTTTCTTCTTAAAACCCACATTTGCAAAGGAAAGTAAAACAGTCAGAATTTCAACACGACCAGcgtgattatcattcattagcaataacaaataaatacttGAGCCACTTAGGCAACAACATAACAAGAGaatcataaataaaacaaggGATGAAACCCATCAACAGTAGTATGGCAATATGCTGGcagaccaaaaaaaacaacaacaaagtggCAAGAGGAAGTGACAGAAAATCCATTATACAGTAAACAAAAAAGACTCAATGAAAGTTGAAGCAAATGTTTCGAAACCCCCATGGGAGATTTCAAGACCGTTGTGTCATTTTTCAATAAACACCATGTTGTTTAGCTGTACTGTTCGTTATCTGCCACCCTCTTAACTCAGACTCTGAAAAACACCTTCTCTAGCAACAGGTCGACCTCAGGCCAATGCCACATTCATGAAGACCGAGTTGGGGTCCACGCTGGTGAAGATGTTGGGGAAGTCGACTCCGCAGGTGTTGGCGTTGGTCTGCAATCCCGTCAGGAAGTAGGCGCCCGTCCGGTCCCTGCGCACGAGGGGGGTGCCTTTGTCATCCTGCAACACGGGCGCAGTCACGGAAGGGAAGTTGTCACATTATTAGCGATATAAATCATATTCACAGGGTATCTAACCATATCTATAtcagtttatctgtctgcctatccatCTACAACTGCATATAGTTATATCAGTCAgtctaaatatatttatctgtctgtctatctgtctatcattatctttatctttctcctctctctctctctctctctctctctctctctctctctctctctctctctctctctctctctctctctctctctctctctatatatatatatatatatatatatatatatatatatatatatatatatatatatatatatatatatatatatatatatatatatatgtatatatatgatatatatatatatatatatatatatatatatatatatttatttatttatttatatatatatatatatatatatatatatatatatatatatatatatatatatttatacaaacacacacacacacacacacacacacacacacacacacacacacacacacacacacacacacacacacacacacacacacacacatatatatatatatatatatatatatatatatatatatatatatatttatttatttatttatttatttatttatttatttatttatttatttatttatttattatttatttatatttatttatttatttatttatttatttatatatatatatatatcatttatatatatatatatatacatatatatatatatatatatatatatgcatatatatatggttgtgtgtggattCCCGAATAAATGAATTTACACTAAATATATTTCTCCAGGGGTCAGATACCTACCATATAATGGCATACGAACATACTCGCCGAGGCCACGTTCTAGCGCAATGGAATCAGGCAGAGGCACTCACCTGACAGACGGGGTTGCCGCGCTCCGTTCCGACCACGCAGGTGTAGGCGCTCGAGTCGACAATGGACGGGTCGAAGCCAGGGATGAGCGAGTAGACGAAGAAGATAGTGTCGATGGCATTCTGGCAGGTGGTGTCGTTCACGATCTCGACGGTGGCCTCCTGAAGGACGGTGACGCTGCCGCCCAAGCCGTTCTCCCCCCAGCCCGTGACGACGCCCTCGCTGCTCGGGAACAGGTTGTCTGAAGGCACGAGCGAGGCGACGGGGGTGTTAATGCCGCTGTCCCGCTtggtctctctcgctcgctctctctctctctctctctctctctctctctctctctctctctatatatatatatatatatatatatatatatatatatatatatatatatatatatatatatatatatatgtatatataaacacacacacacacacacacacacacacacacacacacacacacacacacacacacacacacacacacacacacacacacacacacacacacacacacacacacacatacacacacacacactcacacacgtgtatgcatacatatatatatatatatatatatatatatatatatatatatatatatatatatatatatatatatatatatatatatatatattatatagatatgtatatacatacagatagatagatatatagatatatatatatattttatatatatatatatatatatatatatatatatatatatatatatatatatatatatatatataacacacacacacacacacacacacatttattggaACTTTAGTTCTATTCACATTATAATCTAACCAAGTGGTCgattttgtatttatcttttcaaAGGCACCTATTACTATACTTGCGTTGGGCCTGGAAATACTTCGTTTTCTATCAAAATAATAGGTTTTCTCTAGTCGACGCTGAAAAACGTAGGAAAAAAGAACTTGGTCTGCCTCATGACGTAAAAGTttgatttatataatcatttctcGAACGACAGAAAATCGAAACGACgtcgaacattatatatattatatatatatatatatatatatatatatatatatatatatattatatatatatatatatatatatatatatataatatatatatatataatatattatatatatatatatatatatatatatatatatgtatatatatatatatatatatatatatatatatatatatatatatatatatatatatatatatatatatatatatatatagagagagagagagagagagagagagagagagaagagaagagagagagagagagagagagagagagagagagagagagagagagagagagagagagagatgtatatatattatgtgtactctctcccctctgctctaccctccccctcccaatccacctgccccctgcccctcccccccccccccccccctcccctgccccaccCACAGCCCAGGGGCCTCGCTGGCACTCACAGTCAACGGGCAAGCAGATCGGCCTGATGGTGGGCGTGAAGGGCACGGGCGTGGCGAGCTCGACCACCGCGAAATTGTTCTGCAGGTAGATGGGGTCGTACGTCAGAGGGAACGACACCTTCGACACGCTGACGTTGAAGCTGGTCGTGTCATCGGTCGTCGAGACGTCGTACTCGCCCACCAGAGCCCGCAGGTTGGCGATCTTCTGGTCCACGTACCTGCGgcgggaggcgaggcgaggcgtcAGCGGGGATTTACgtagagggagtgtgtgtgtgtgtgtgtgtgtgtgtgtgtttgtgtattgtgtatttgtgtgtgtgtgtgtgagtgtgtgtgtgtgtgtgtgtgtgtgtgtgtgtgtgtgtgtgtgtgtacatatacatatatgtgtgtgtctggtcaTAATAGAGTCACTATCATGActctttgttataattgttgtcattagtattacaattattagtatcatcataaacattaacgtctatcatttcttatctttattgttattattattattattatcattattgttaccattattattactatctttattattaccaccattgctgttatcatcgctattatcattatcattatgatcgttacaACAGTTGCACTGGATTGCTATTCGGTCCCCTCCGCCGTGAGCCCTCGTTCTCCGGCCACAGTCTACTCACGGGACGAGGCTGAGGACGCAGAAGGCGGAGGTGAGGACGTGGGTGTCGTCGAGCAGGACGCCCGAGCACAGCGGCTGCGGCAAGGGGAAGGGCCCGCCGAAGAGGGGCAGCGTCACCTCGGCCTTCAGCTCGATGGCCACCTGCAGGAGGGTAGGAGGTCAGCTGGAGGGAGAGCCTCTTCGAAGTTCTTTTTCCGTATTTCTTATTCAAGATGAGAGTTAGTACAAGTCAGAAccggtaagtgtgtgtgtgtgtgtgtgtgtgtgtgtgtgtgtgtgtgtgtgtgtgtgtgtgtgtgtgtgtgtgtgtgtgtgtgtgtgtgtgtgtgtgtgcatgtgtgtgtctcgaGACCCGGAGCTGCACAGCAACGCCCACTGACCATCCAGGGCCACTCGGCCACGCGGGCGGGGGTTCCCAGGATGCGTCCCTTTTCGGATCTTGTGCCGAGCTTCCCTTTCTCGATGGCCGAGGCGAAGGCTGGAGGGGCGCAGAAAGTCCAAATGATAATACGAGCGAAGATGGAAATACAAACACGAAATTACGCACGAAAGATGcaatgaaacaaacacaaaaagaattgtccttattctaaaaaaaataaaaaaataaaaaaaaaataaaaaaacggtgtTCTTACCCTGTGAGAAGGCATTCTTTTCCTCCTGCAGACGCTTGACGATTGCCTTCTTGCGGCCGGAGTTTCCGCCTCGGTCAGGCTTGTTCTTGCGGGCGCGGCCTTCCCGGGCGACGTCCTCCTCCTGCTCGTCCACGTCCGCCTCGTCCTCGGCGTCAACTGGCGGGAAGAACGGTGAGGGTGAGGTCCTTTGGCCGAAAGCAGTGGAGGAAGGATGAGGTGCAGGTGTGAGCTATATCTACTTTGGCAATGATGTTAATGAGGGTAATGATATTGAttgccgttgttattatcatgataatgatgatgataaagtattGAAACTGACAATGAGCATGCGGGTGAGGATGGTCATAATGTCAGTGTCAAAGAGCAACATCTCTCTACAGTGATGACTTGAGCATACCTAACAGAAGGATTTCAGAAGACATCAGTGCACATAGAGACTCACCCTTAACTTCAGGATCATCGACAAGCCCGCTTCGCCTGAGGGGAGACACGTCGTTCTTGATGCCGCACACATTCGGGGCTGaacaaggggagaagaggggatggataACTGCTTTAGAATAGtgggtggagagaaagggaatgaaagtaGTGTTATTAGCCATCACAGGCATATAACTGTAACGGTAAGATACTCTAAAGTCAGCGCAGGTCAAATGGGAATTCACGGTAACAGAAAAGGGAtaccagagagagatagagagaaacagctagagaagaagaagaagagagagagagagagagaaacagcgagagaggaagatagggagaaaaagagagagagagagagaatttgtgagCAGTTTAATGAATTTAATAAATATCCTAAAAAAGGCCTTCCTTCAGCCTAACCCTTCCGTCCCTGAAACCTTAAACACTCACACTTGAACTGCACAACATCGCTGCACTCCACAGCAGTCACGTTGATCTGGAACTTGAAGGTCGCTCTGGGGTCAATCTGCAGCAGAAGGAGAATGGGCTCGGCGTCGTCAGGGTCCACGGCCAGGATTCCTtcgcagaggaagagggaaagggcggTGGCGCTTCATAACACGGATATTGGTGGTGATGTGGgggaagagtgatgatgatgatagggaatagtgatgataaggatgaggaatggtgataatggtgatggggaatggcgatgatgacgaaggggattagtgatgatgatgaaagtaaataatgataatattgatggggagtagtgataatgatgaggatcatAGCAGTGATGATACTGTTGCCAAGGATGCTAGCATATAGTTTGATAGCAATGATACtgagacaattataataatggtgaaattactaataatatgatgacaatgatgatactactaacaaTAGAAAATTATCACGATAACGAAGATAGAACAAATAAGGATACTAACAGAAACACTGATGGtgattgaaataataacaaacacaaaactatTTCTACCCTTAATCCTGTTGCTACAGTTACAGCTGCAAGGTAGAGCCACAGCGTAATGG is from Penaeus monodon isolate SGIC_2016 chromosome 12, NSTDA_Pmon_1, whole genome shotgun sequence and encodes:
- the LOC119579578 gene encoding serine protease filzig-like gives rise to the protein MSLRWKSGWLLLVALDVAFGQGKTVPASILPNITNLQQQNEDLINRFINKFNFMLPEPVTEATCGGTTNTHKTVWQNPMYPSIEGGLPSLCPLTVNVPPNTCALKVYFKDLAFTPRFFSYLTGFCAHDSPSFKASYKGGITQALCSDQSGTEGILAVDPDDAEPILLLLQIDPRATFKFQINVTAVECSDVVQFKSPNVCGIKNDVSPLRRSGLVDDPEVKVDAEDEADVDEQEEDVAREGRARKNKPDRGGNSGRKKAIVKRLQEEKNAFSQAFASAIEKGKLGTRSEKGRILGTPARVAEWPWMVAIELKAEVTLPLFGGPFPLPQPLCSGVLLDDTHVLTSAFCVLSLVPYVDQKIANLRALVGEYDVSTTDDTTSFNVSVSKVSFPLTYDPIYLQNNFAVVELATPVPFTPTIRPICLPVDYNLFPSSEGVVTGWGENGLGGSVTVLQEATVEIVNDTTCQNAIDTIFFVYSLIPGFDPSIVDSSAYTCVVGTERGNPVCQDDKGTPLVRRDRTGAYFLTGLQTNANTCGVDFPNIFTSVDPNSVFMNVALA